From Cetobacterium ceti, one genomic window encodes:
- a CDS encoding VirB3 family type IV secretion system protein gives MKKTENLKVPTCHTLLKPDTIMGISREIFILNAAIGLCFVVIFESVMMLFFSFILHNIIYFFTKKDPLILTIFLKKYIKEKDYYHEG, from the coding sequence ATGAAAAAAACAGAAAATCTAAAAGTTCCTACGTGTCATACCTTATTGAAACCAGATACAATCATGGGAATAAGTAGAGAAATTTTTATACTAAATGCTGCAATAGGGTTATGTTTTGTTGTTATATTTGAAAGTGTAATGATGTTGTTTTTTTCTTTTATATTGCACAACATAATATATTTTTTTACTAAAAAAGATCCATTAATATTAACTATTTTTTTAAAAAAATACATAAAAGAGAAAGATTATTATCATGAAGGCTAA
- the trbB gene encoding P-type conjugative transfer ATPase TrbB, whose amino-acid sequence MNSITSKKNIYSDRIIAILKTSLGVQINKYFEDEDITEIMLNDDKTVWVDSLTKGMYNTGIILESLDSMKIINTIATFAEAKVDKENATISAELPDTGFRFEAVIPPNVDNPIFSIRKKSILIYTLDDYVKMGSLTQEQKEKIGNAILNYKNILIVGGTGTGKTTFANACIGAIPKTDRLVILEDTKEIRSLCPNKVCLKTSMYTSMEKLFYSTMRLRPDRIIIGEIRGATSLDLLTAWNSGHSGGLSTIHSDSTEGALEQLEQYNQRKSIDKQQQLIAKAVDIVVVLKRINGKRKIVEIKEVLGFENGKYITREV is encoded by the coding sequence ATGAATAGTATTACATCAAAAAAAAATATATATAGCGATAGAATTATTGCTATATTAAAAACTTCTCTAGGAGTACAAATAAATAAATATTTTGAAGATGAAGATATAACAGAAATTATGCTTAATGATGATAAAACCGTTTGGGTAGATTCATTAACAAAGGGAATGTATAACACAGGAATAATTCTTGAGAGTTTAGATTCTATGAAAATAATAAATACAATAGCTACATTTGCAGAAGCTAAAGTAGATAAAGAAAATGCAACTATATCTGCCGAATTACCAGATACAGGTTTTAGATTTGAAGCGGTTATTCCACCTAATGTTGATAATCCTATCTTTTCAATCAGAAAAAAATCTATATTAATTTATACTTTAGATGATTATGTCAAAATGGGATCATTAACACAAGAACAAAAAGAAAAAATAGGAAATGCTATTTTAAATTACAAAAATATACTAATCGTAGGAGGAACTGGAACAGGAAAAACAACTTTTGCAAATGCTTGCATTGGAGCTATTCCTAAGACAGATAGATTAGTAATTCTTGAAGATACTAAAGAAATAAGGAGTCTATGTCCGAATAAAGTATGTTTAAAGACTTCTATGTATACTTCTATGGAAAAATTATTTTATTCTACTATGAGATTAAGACCAGATCGAATAATTATAGGAGAAATAAGAGGAGCTACTTCTTTAGATCTTTTAACAGCTTGGAACTCTGGACATTCTGGTGGACTTTCTACAATTCATTCAGACTCAACAGAAGGAGCATTAGAACAGCTTGAACAATATAATCAAAGAAAATCTATAGATAAACAACAACAATTAATAGCAAAAGCAGTAGACATAGTTGTAGTTCTTAAAAGAATTAATGGGAAAAGAAAAATCGTAGAAATAAAAGAAGTCTTAGGATTTGAAAATGGAAAGTATATAACAAGAGAGGTATAG